One stretch of Helicobacter suis HS1 DNA includes these proteins:
- a CDS encoding DNA type IV secretion system protein ComB10, protein MEEKLEPIKTKFPLSDYLFKNTKDLQDKESSSTRTSAHNFDATKKDIDNLIKRAESVPPKGYFYDKDGNLIDKNGHIIATYKAIAKLPDRKALEELIQRKNQTLVPKLPLLEKQKISSVSKYSFNSFDYSKADSLEKIRLTLLSQRLEKVESNGDSNTKDKQHPSEIDYGSSGFEGFKRKNVASNENRLLRTITADRMIPAILITPISSEIGGSKIVAQIESDIYATMGRAVLIPKGSRAIGYYNSNNKIGEYRLEVVWNRILTPQGVNIILSDAKGADVKGYNGLVGTLHNKYWERYGLPLSMSTLSNGLLIGITSALANNMGRGKYLNTNPYFGDYMLMRLTQQTGQSINNIVQQILREQIRIKPIITIREGSRIFISPNTDIWFPIPKNGEVLAQFFKEEKSQDKEKP, encoded by the coding sequence CTTATTTAAAAATACTAAAGATTTACAAGACAAGGAATCTAGCAGTACCAGAACTTCCGCGCATAATTTTGATGCCACTAAAAAAGATATTGATAATTTAATCAAGCGCGCAGAGTCTGTGCCTCCCAAAGGTTATTTCTATGATAAAGATGGCAATTTGATAGATAAAAATGGCCATATCATTGCCACTTATAAGGCGATTGCAAAACTTCCAGACAGAAAAGCATTAGAAGAGCTTATACAAAGGAAAAACCAAACTCTAGTCCCTAAACTCCCACTGCTAGAGAAACAGAAAATTTCTAGCGTGTCCAAATATTCTTTTAATAGCTTTGATTATAGCAAAGCTGATTCCCTAGAAAAGATCAGGCTAACATTGCTAAGCCAAAGACTTGAGAAAGTGGAAAGTAATGGTGATAGCAATACCAAAGACAAGCAACACCCATCAGAAATAGATTACGGTTCTAGTGGCTTTGAGGGTTTTAAGCGCAAAAATGTAGCTAGCAATGAGAATAGACTCTTGCGCACTATCACTGCGGATAGAATGATCCCTGCGATTTTAATCACACCTATTAGCTCTGAAATTGGTGGTAGCAAAATTGTAGCCCAGATAGAGAGTGATATTTATGCCACTATGGGTAGAGCTGTGCTTATCCCTAAAGGGAGTAGGGCCATTGGGTATTACAATTCTAATAACAAGATTGGAGAGTATCGTTTGGAAGTGGTGTGGAATCGCATTCTAACGCCACAAGGGGTTAATATTATTCTAAGTGATGCTAAGGGAGCAGATGTCAAGGGGTACAATGGACTTGTAGGAACCTTGCATAATAAATACTGGGAGCGCTACGGACTGCCCTTGAGCATGTCTACTCTTTCTAATGGACTTTTAATTGGTATTACCTCTGCTCTGGCAAACAACATGGGAAGAGGCAAATATTTAAACACCAATCCCTACTTTGGAGATTACATGCTTATGCGATTGACCCAGCAAACAGGACAGTCAATCAATAACATTGTACAACAAATCTTAAGGGAGCAAATACGAATCAAGCCTATTATCACTATTAGAGAGGGTAGCCGTATTTTTATCTCCCCCAATACTGACATTTGGTTTCCTATCCCCAAGAATGGGGAAGTTTTAGCACAATTTTTTAAAGAAGAAAAATCACAAGATAAGGAGAAGCCATGA